From the genome of Pseudomonas yamanorum, one region includes:
- a CDS encoding putative bifunctional diguanylate cyclase/phosphodiesterase: MECAPIKPRDGCSVLLVVDDYPENLISMRALLQREDWHVVTAASGIEALGLLLEHDVDLVLLDVMMPGMDGFEVARLMRGSQRTQMTPIIFLSAHAQSPAAVLEGYASGAIDYLLKPFDPNILKPKVQALLEHQRNRRALQRLSHDLESARAFNASVLDNAAEGILVVGEDGVISYANPAISRLLNAPVAELQGAEFLAFLQKPHVPGWPDSALYEGYKRGETWRLHDAILRTAPGQQLPVAMSCAPLPAEQKAMVVTVLDMSEVRHLHQQLEFQAVTDPLTGLLNRRGFHQAVENVLLRSERSEQSLVLLYLDLDGFKRVNDSLGHDAGDRVLRWVSEQLKACLRSYDILGRMGGDEFTALLELEFPEQAAKIAEKLIERVSICQQVDGLDVMLGVSIGIATFPDCGSDLNGLLRAADVAMYEAKRAGRQQYRYYDQEMNGRARSRLMLEDSVRNAIDSKDFTLVYQPQVSLHDGHLRGVEALLRWQHPSVGDVPPGLFLPLLEEARLISQLSSWIYQQVAAQRQEWKAVFSDGLVLSVSLSSSQFNMPNLASQLQQVLERHGLQGRQLEVEISEESLMHNLDESTKQLKLLRRAGVRIALDDFGAGNCSLAHLRDLEFDTLKLDPKLVARLPGSSRDAAMARSIIELCRHFDLLVIAEGVETQEQAEWLKANGCQFIQGPQIAPPLMADEIADWHQRAALR; this comes from the coding sequence ATGGAATGCGCTCCAATCAAGCCTCGCGATGGTTGTTCAGTGCTTTTGGTGGTCGATGACTATCCCGAGAACCTGATCAGCATGCGTGCACTATTGCAGCGTGAAGACTGGCATGTAGTGACAGCGGCGTCCGGGATTGAAGCCCTGGGGTTACTGCTGGAACATGACGTCGACCTGGTGTTGCTGGATGTGATGATGCCCGGCATGGACGGTTTTGAAGTCGCCCGGCTGATGCGCGGCAGCCAGCGCACGCAAATGACCCCGATCATCTTTCTCAGCGCCCACGCCCAATCGCCGGCGGCGGTGCTGGAAGGGTATGCCAGCGGCGCGATCGATTACCTGCTCAAACCGTTCGACCCCAATATCCTCAAGCCCAAGGTCCAGGCCCTGCTGGAGCACCAGCGTAATCGCCGGGCCTTGCAGCGCCTGAGTCATGACCTGGAGTCAGCCCGGGCCTTCAATGCCTCGGTGCTCGACAACGCCGCCGAAGGCATCCTGGTGGTGGGCGAGGACGGCGTGATCAGCTACGCCAACCCGGCGATTTCGCGGCTGCTGAATGCGCCGGTCGCCGAGTTGCAGGGCGCCGAGTTCCTCGCTTTTCTGCAAAAGCCCCACGTGCCTGGCTGGCCTGACTCGGCCTTGTACGAAGGCTACAAGCGCGGCGAAACCTGGCGCCTGCACGACGCGATCTTGCGTACCGCGCCTGGCCAGCAACTGCCGGTGGCGATGTCGTGCGCGCCGCTGCCGGCCGAGCAGAAAGCCATGGTGGTCACGGTGCTGGACATGTCCGAGGTGCGCCATCTGCATCAGCAGCTGGAGTTCCAGGCGGTTACCGACCCGCTGACCGGCTTGCTCAACCGGCGCGGGTTTCACCAGGCTGTGGAGAATGTGCTGTTGCGCAGTGAGCGCAGCGAACAGTCGCTGGTGCTGCTGTACCTGGACCTCGACGGGTTCAAGCGGGTCAATGATTCCCTAGGGCACGACGCCGGTGACCGGGTGCTGCGCTGGGTCTCGGAGCAGTTGAAGGCGTGCCTGCGCTCCTACGACATTCTTGGCCGAATGGGCGGGGATGAATTCACCGCGTTGCTGGAACTGGAATTCCCGGAGCAGGCGGCCAAGATTGCGGAAAAATTGATCGAACGGGTGTCGATCTGTCAGCAGGTCGACGGTCTGGATGTGATGCTGGGCGTCAGTATCGGCATCGCCACCTTCCCGGACTGCGGCTCGGACCTCAACGGCCTGCTGCGGGCTGCGGACGTCGCCATGTACGAGGCCAAGCGCGCCGGGCGTCAGCAATATCGCTATTACGACCAGGAAATGAACGGCAGGGCTCGCTCGCGGTTGATGCTCGAAGACAGCGTGCGCAACGCCATCGACAGCAAGGATTTCACTCTGGTGTACCAGCCGCAGGTCTCGCTGCACGACGGTCACTTGCGGGGTGTCGAGGCGCTATTGCGCTGGCAGCATCCGAGTGTCGGCGATGTGCCGCCGGGGCTGTTTCTGCCGCTGCTGGAAGAAGCGCGGCTGATCAGCCAATTAAGCTCGTGGATCTATCAGCAGGTGGCCGCCCAGCGGCAAGAATGGAAAGCAGTGTTCAGCGACGGGCTGGTGCTGAGCGTGAGCTTGAGCAGCAGCCAGTTCAACATGCCGAACCTGGCCAGCCAGCTGCAGCAGGTGCTTGAACGACATGGGCTGCAGGGCCGGCAGCTTGAGGTGGAGATCAGCGAAGAAAGCCTGATGCACAACCTGGACGAGTCCACCAAGCAGCTCAAGCTGTTGCGCCGGGCAGGGGTGCGGATCGCCCTCGATGACTTCGGCGCGGGCAACTGCTCCCTGGCGCACCTGCGGGACCTTGAGTTCGACACCCTCAAGCTCGACCCGAAGCTGGTGGCCCGCCTGCCAGGCTCTTCCCGGGACGCGGCAATGGCGCGGAGCATCATCGAACTGTGCCGGCACTTCGACCTGCTGGTGATTGCCGAGGGCGTCGAGACCCAGGAGCAAGCGGAGTGGCTAAAGGCCAATGGTTGCCAGTTCATCCAGGGGCCGCAGATAGCGCCACCGTTGATGGCCGATGAAATTGCCGACTGGCACCAACGCGCAGCACTGCGCTGA
- a CDS encoding M48 metallopeptidase family protein translates to MTALKYLQAYPAALQEQVRQLIAKDQLGDYLTQRYPERHGVQSDKALYSYAQALKQEHLRNAPAIDKVLFDNRLDLTHRALGLHTTISRVQGGNLKSKKEIRIASLFKEAAPEFLRMIVVHELAHFKESDHNKAFYKLCEYMLPGYHQVEFDLRVYLTWRDLQGKP, encoded by the coding sequence ATGACCGCGCTGAAATACCTCCAGGCCTACCCCGCAGCATTGCAGGAGCAAGTGCGCCAGTTGATTGCCAAGGACCAACTCGGCGACTACCTGACCCAGCGTTACCCCGAGCGTCATGGCGTGCAGAGCGACAAAGCCCTGTACAGCTACGCCCAGGCCCTGAAGCAGGAACACCTGCGCAATGCCCCGGCCATCGACAAAGTGCTGTTCGATAACCGCCTGGACCTGACCCACCGCGCCCTTGGCCTGCACACCACCATTTCCCGGGTGCAGGGTGGCAACCTCAAGTCGAAGAAAGAAATCCGCATCGCCTCGCTGTTCAAGGAAGCCGCGCCGGAGTTTCTGCGCATGATCGTGGTACACGAGCTGGCGCACTTCAAGGAATCGGACCACAACAAGGCGTTCTACAAACTCTGTGAATACATGCTGCCGGGCTACCATCAGGTGGAATTCGACCTGCGGGTTTACCTGACCTGGCGGGACCTGCAGGGCAAGCCCTAA
- a CDS encoding winged helix-turn-helix domain-containing protein, protein MDVSKTKSSFYRRLYVAYLIDSQLASSVPALTEVTGMPRRTAQDTIAALADLDIVCEFEQEDGARNHAGRYRIRDWGAIDRRWIEANLASIKQVLGYP, encoded by the coding sequence ATGGATGTGAGCAAGACCAAAAGCAGCTTCTACCGGCGCCTGTATGTGGCGTATCTGATCGACAGCCAGTTGGCCAGCAGCGTCCCGGCATTGACCGAAGTGACCGGCATGCCCCGACGCACCGCCCAGGACACCATTGCGGCGTTGGCGGACCTGGACATTGTGTGTGAGTTTGAGCAGGAAGACGGCGCTCGCAACCATGCCGGGCGCTATCGGATTCGTGATTGGGGCGCGATTGATCGGCGCTGGATCGAGGCGAACCTGGCGAGCATTAAACAGGTGTTGGGTTACCCCTGA
- a CDS encoding GNAT family N-acetyltransferase yields MTVEWVCKHHSDLGKEQLYAILRLRSEVFVVEQKCVYQDIDGQDLDGDTHHLMAWSDGQLQAYLRLLDPESQGGDVVIGRVIVAPSARGTGLGHQMMDEALRQAEKQWPDVPIYLSAQAHLQGYYGRYGFVVAGEEYLEDDIPHIGMRRA; encoded by the coding sequence ATGACAGTCGAATGGGTCTGCAAACACCACAGTGATCTGGGCAAGGAGCAGCTGTACGCCATTTTGCGCCTGCGCTCGGAGGTCTTCGTTGTCGAGCAGAAATGCGTCTACCAGGACATTGATGGCCAGGACCTGGACGGTGACACCCACCACCTGATGGCCTGGAGCGACGGTCAATTGCAGGCCTACCTGCGCCTGCTGGATCCTGAATCCCAGGGCGGCGACGTGGTGATCGGCCGGGTGATCGTTGCACCGAGTGCACGAGGCACCGGGCTGGGCCACCAGATGATGGATGAGGCGCTCAGGCAGGCGGAGAAACAGTGGCCCGACGTGCCGATCTATCTGTCGGCCCAGGCGCATTTGCAGGGGTATTACGGGCGGTACGGGTTTGTGGTGGCGGGTGAGGAATACCTGGAGGATGACATTCCACATATAGGCATGCGCCGGGCATGA
- a CDS encoding substrate-binding periplasmic protein, producing the protein MPRFSRAVALIGLLLLAQTAAAERLRLVADAWSPFTDATLINGGLATDIVTTALARAGYASDFEQVPWARALMGVGDGRYDVLINAWYDDARTQLGQFSGEYLLNRVLFLKRRDDPIEFQNLEQLHDYPVAVVRGYAYSAAFDADVQLQKVPVHNFAMAVRMLAARRVRLTVEDEFVARYYLARESATVRNAVEFLPVPLSENSLHILVSLKNPQHEQIVAGFDREIAKMKVDGSYARLMKQHGM; encoded by the coding sequence ATGCCGCGATTTTCTCGTGCCGTTGCTTTGATCGGTTTGTTGTTGCTGGCCCAGACGGCGGCGGCAGAACGCTTGCGCCTGGTGGCGGATGCCTGGTCGCCGTTTACCGATGCCACCCTGATCAATGGCGGGTTGGCCACCGACATCGTCACTACCGCCCTGGCCCGCGCCGGCTACGCCAGTGACTTTGAACAGGTGCCCTGGGCTCGCGCGCTGATGGGGGTAGGCGATGGGCGTTACGACGTACTCATCAACGCCTGGTACGACGACGCGCGAACTCAGCTGGGGCAGTTTTCCGGCGAATACTTGCTCAATCGGGTGCTGTTTCTAAAGCGTCGGGATGACCCCATCGAGTTCCAGAACCTTGAGCAATTGCACGATTATCCCGTCGCAGTGGTGCGTGGGTACGCTTATTCGGCGGCGTTCGACGCCGATGTGCAATTGCAGAAAGTCCCGGTGCATAACTTCGCCATGGCCGTGCGCATGTTGGCGGCACGGCGGGTGCGGCTGACGGTGGAAGATGAGTTCGTCGCCCGCTACTACCTGGCGCGGGAGTCCGCCACGGTGCGCAATGCGGTGGAGTTTTTGCCGGTACCGCTGAGCGAGAACAGCCTGCACATTCTGGTCAGCCTGAAAAATCCCCAGCATGAGCAGATTGTTGCCGGGTTTGATCGGGAGATTGCCAAGATGAAAGTGGATGGCAGTTATGCGCGGTTGATGAAGCAGCATGGGATGTAG
- the yccS gene encoding YccS family putative transporter has translation MSSTSFKQSMRRLWALDKFSYSVRVFIALTGSMALCWYQNEMALLIPLFLGIIASALAETDDNWQGRLNALAVTLVCFSTAALSVELLFPYPWIFAIFLALSSFGLTMLGALGERYGAIASATLILSVYTMIGVDQRGGAVTDFWHEPLLLVAGAAWYGALSVLWQVLFSNQPVQQSLARLFRELGRYLKLKSSLFEPIRQLDVEARRLELAQQNGRVVAALNAAKEIILHRVGNGRPGSKVSRYLKLYFLAQDIHERASSSHYPYNALAEAFFHSDVLFRCQRLLRQQGKACQTLAESIQMRQPFVYDDSFAEALGDLNASLEHLRIQSNPAWRGLLRSLRALAANLSTLDRLLGDAANPDSLADATDSSLLDRAPRNLKEMWTRLRTQLTPTSLLFRHALRLPLALSIGYWMVHLIHPSQGYWIILTTLFVCQPNYGATRRKLGQRIIGTAIGLTIAWALFDLFPNPLIQSMFAIAAGLVFFINRTTRYTLATAAITLMVLFCFNQVGDGYGLFLPRLFDTLLGSLIAGLAVFLFLPDWQGRRLNKVLANTLTCNSIYLRQIMQQYAAGKSDDLAYRLARRNAHNADAALSTTLANMLMEPGHFRKEADVGFRFLVLSHTLLSYLSGLGAHRETQLPAEVREHLIEGAGKTLAASIDEIATGLANKQPIAIQSDAEEALAVDLEQMPDEIDEGQRLVQTQLALICRQLGPLRTLAAHLIKDTSEA, from the coding sequence ATGTCATCGACCTCCTTCAAGCAGTCCATGCGGCGCCTTTGGGCACTGGATAAGTTCAGTTACAGCGTACGGGTATTCATCGCCCTGACCGGCAGCATGGCGCTGTGCTGGTACCAGAATGAAATGGCGCTGCTGATCCCGCTGTTCCTGGGGATTATCGCCAGCGCCCTGGCCGAGACCGATGACAACTGGCAGGGCCGGCTTAACGCCCTGGCCGTGACACTGGTGTGCTTCAGCACCGCGGCACTGTCCGTCGAACTGCTCTTCCCTTATCCCTGGATCTTCGCGATCTTCCTGGCCCTGTCCAGCTTCGGCCTGACCATGCTCGGTGCGCTGGGGGAGCGTTATGGGGCGATCGCCTCGGCCACCCTGATTCTCTCGGTCTACACCATGATCGGCGTGGACCAGCGCGGTGGTGCGGTCACGGACTTCTGGCATGAACCTTTGCTGCTGGTGGCCGGTGCCGCGTGGTATGGCGCGCTGTCGGTGCTGTGGCAGGTGCTGTTTTCCAACCAGCCAGTGCAACAGAGCCTGGCGCGGTTGTTTCGTGAGCTGGGGCGCTACCTCAAGCTCAAGTCCTCATTGTTCGAACCGATCCGCCAGCTGGATGTGGAGGCGCGGCGCCTGGAACTGGCGCAGCAAAACGGCCGGGTGGTGGCGGCGCTGAATGCCGCCAAAGAAATCATCCTGCACCGGGTCGGCAATGGCCGCCCGGGCTCCAAGGTCAGCCGCTACCTCAAGCTGTATTTCCTGGCCCAGGACATCCACGAACGCGCCAGCTCCTCGCACTACCCTTACAACGCACTCGCCGAGGCCTTCTTCCACAGCGACGTGCTGTTCCGCTGCCAGCGTCTGCTGCGCCAGCAAGGCAAGGCCTGCCAGACCCTCGCCGAATCGATCCAGATGCGCCAGCCCTTCGTCTATGACGACAGCTTTGCCGAAGCCCTGGGCGACCTGAATGCCTCCCTGGAACACCTGCGCATCCAGAGCAACCCGGCCTGGCGCGGCCTGCTGCGCTCCCTGCGTGCCCTGGCCGCCAACCTGTCGACCCTGGACCGCCTGCTGGGCGACGCCGCCAATCCCGACAGCCTGGCCGACGCCACGGATAGCAGCCTGCTGGACCGTGCACCGCGCAACCTCAAGGAGATGTGGACCCGACTGCGCACGCAGCTGACACCAACCTCCTTGCTGTTCCGCCACGCCCTGCGCCTGCCCTTGGCACTGAGCATCGGCTATTGGATGGTGCACCTGATTCACCCGTCCCAGGGCTACTGGATCATCCTCACCACCCTGTTCGTGTGCCAGCCGAACTACGGCGCCACCCGGCGCAAACTGGGCCAGCGGATCATCGGCACCGCCATCGGCCTGACCATCGCCTGGGCGCTGTTCGACCTGTTCCCCAACCCGCTGATCCAGTCAATGTTCGCCATTGCCGCCGGCCTGGTGTTCTTTATCAACCGCACCACGCGCTACACCCTGGCGACTGCCGCGATCACGCTGATGGTGCTGTTCTGCTTCAACCAGGTGGGCGATGGCTACGGGCTGTTCCTGCCACGGCTGTTCGATACCTTGCTCGGCAGCCTGATCGCCGGGCTGGCGGTGTTCCTGTTCCTGCCGGACTGGCAGGGCCGACGCCTGAACAAGGTGCTGGCCAACACCCTGACCTGCAACAGCATCTACCTGCGCCAGATCATGCAGCAGTACGCCGCCGGCAAGAGCGACGACCTGGCTTACCGCCTGGCCCGGCGCAACGCCCACAACGCCGACGCCGCACTGTCCACCACCCTGGCGAATATGCTGATGGAGCCGGGGCATTTCCGTAAGGAGGCGGATGTGGGGTTCAGGTTTCTGGTGCTGTCCCACACGCTGCTCAGCTACCTGTCGGGGCTGGGTGCACACCGGGAAACCCAATTGCCGGCGGAGGTGCGCGAGCACTTGATCGAAGGCGCCGGGAAGACGCTGGCGGCGAGCATCGACGAGATCGCCACGGGCCTGGCCAACAAACAGCCGATCGCGATCCAGAGTGATGCGGAAGAAGCCTTGGCGGTGGACCTGGAGCAGATGCCGGATGAGATTGATGAAGGACAGCGGTTGGTGCAGACGCAGTTGGCGTTGATCTGCCGGCAACTGGGGCCGTTGCGCACGTTGGCGGCTCACCTGATCAAAGACACCAGCGAAGCCTGA
- a CDS encoding BaiN/RdsA family NAD(P)/FAD-dependent oxidoreductase yields the protein MRSTEVVIIGAGAAGLMCALTAAGRGRKVMLIDHANKAGKKILMSGGGRCNFTNMYTEPANFLSHNAHFCKSALARYTQWDFIALVAKHGVPYHEKKLGQLFCDNKSSDILGMLLDECIQVGVSMHLDTSVQEIAKLEAGYQLQTTLGELRCESLVIATGGLSIPTLGATGFGYQVAKQFGHELLPTRAGLVPFTITDQLKELCGELSGTSVDCLVSCNDQSFRENILFTHRGLSGPAILQISSYWESGDTVEINLLPDHDAHTWLQEQQVERPNSELKTLLGEIFTKKMANLLAETWFVSKPMKQYTHAEIADIASKLGSWQLVPAGTEGYRTAEVTLGGVDTREVSSKTMESLKSPGLYFIGEVLDVTGHLGGFNFQWAWASGYAAAQFA from the coding sequence GTGCGCTCGACCGAAGTTGTGATCATTGGCGCCGGCGCCGCAGGCTTGATGTGTGCGCTGACCGCCGCCGGGCGTGGGCGCAAGGTGATGTTGATCGACCACGCGAACAAGGCCGGCAAAAAGATCCTGATGTCCGGCGGTGGCCGCTGCAACTTCACCAACATGTACACGGAGCCTGCCAACTTCCTCTCCCACAACGCGCACTTCTGCAAGTCCGCCCTGGCCCGCTACACCCAGTGGGATTTCATCGCGCTGGTGGCCAAGCACGGCGTGCCGTACCACGAGAAGAAACTCGGCCAGCTGTTCTGCGACAACAAGTCCAGCGACATCCTCGGGATGCTGCTGGATGAGTGCATCCAGGTCGGCGTAAGCATGCACCTGGACACGTCAGTGCAGGAGATCGCCAAACTGGAAGCCGGCTATCAGTTGCAAACCACCCTGGGTGAGTTGCGCTGCGAATCGCTGGTGATCGCCACCGGCGGCCTGTCGATCCCGACCCTGGGCGCCACTGGCTTTGGTTATCAAGTGGCCAAGCAGTTCGGCCATGAATTGCTGCCAACCCGCGCCGGGCTGGTGCCGTTCACCATCACCGATCAGCTCAAGGAATTGTGCGGTGAGTTATCCGGTACTTCCGTGGATTGCCTGGTGAGCTGCAACGACCAGAGCTTTCGCGAGAACATCCTGTTTACCCACCGCGGCCTGAGCGGGCCGGCGATCCTGCAGATTTCCTCATACTGGGAATCCGGCGACACCGTGGAAATCAACCTGCTGCCGGATCACGACGCCCACACCTGGCTGCAAGAGCAACAGGTGGAGCGCCCGAACAGCGAGCTGAAAACCCTGCTGGGTGAGATCTTCACCAAGAAGATGGCCAACCTGCTGGCTGAAACCTGGTTCGTTTCCAAGCCAATGAAGCAGTACACCCACGCAGAGATTGCCGACATCGCCAGCAAACTGGGGAGCTGGCAGTTGGTTCCGGCGGGCACTGAAGGCTATCGCACCGCCGAAGTCACCCTGGGTGGCGTGGACACCCGGGAGGTTTCGTCCAAGACCATGGAATCCCTGAAAAGCCCCGGTTTGTACTTCATCGGCGAAGTGTTGGATGTGACCGGTCACCTGGGCGGGTTCAATTTCCAGTGGGCGTGGGCTTCCGGTTATGCCGCTGCCCAATTTGCCTGA
- the dbpA gene encoding ATP-dependent RNA helicase DbpA gives MLANLDSLGYVEMTQIQAQSLPVILKGLDLIAQAKTGSGKTAAFGIGLLNPINPRYFGCQALVMCPTRELADQVAKEIRRLARAEDNIKVLTLCGGVSLGPQIASLEHGAHVIVGTPGRIQQHLRKGSLVLDGLNTLILDEADRMLDMGFYDAIEDIISKTPARRQTLLFSATYPVSIKQLASKFMRAPQQVKAEAFHSDDQIEQRFYEISPEERMDAVTKVLAHFRPASCVAFCFTKQQVQETVDHLTSKGISAVGLHGDLEQRDRDQVLAMFANRSTSVLVATDVAARGLDIDALDMVINVELARDSEIHIHRVGRTGRAGETGIAISLVAPSEAHRAQAIEQLQKSPLNWDQLDNLKPQSGGPLLPVMSTLCIAAGRKDKVRPGDILGALTGEAGIPGAQVGKIAIFDFQAFVAVERGIAKQALQRLNDGKIKGRSLRVRIL, from the coding sequence ATGCTGGCTAACCTCGACTCGCTGGGTTATGTCGAGATGACGCAGATCCAGGCGCAAAGCTTGCCGGTGATCCTCAAAGGGCTGGACCTGATTGCCCAGGCCAAGACCGGCAGCGGCAAGACCGCAGCCTTCGGCATCGGCCTGTTGAACCCGATCAACCCGCGCTACTTCGGCTGCCAGGCACTCGTTATGTGCCCGACACGCGAACTGGCGGACCAGGTGGCCAAGGAAATCCGCCGCCTGGCCCGCGCCGAAGACAACATCAAGGTGCTGACCCTGTGCGGCGGCGTGTCCCTCGGCCCACAGATCGCCTCCCTTGAGCACGGCGCCCACGTCATCGTCGGCACCCCGGGCCGTATCCAGCAGCACCTGCGCAAGGGTTCGCTGGTCCTGGACGGTTTGAACACGCTGATCCTCGACGAAGCCGACCGCATGCTCGACATGGGCTTCTACGACGCCATCGAAGACATCATCAGCAAGACCCCGGCCCGCCGCCAGACCCTGCTGTTCTCGGCCACCTACCCGGTGAGCATCAAGCAACTGGCCTCGAAATTCATGCGCGCGCCGCAGCAGGTCAAGGCCGAAGCCTTCCACTCGGACGATCAGATCGAGCAGCGCTTCTACGAGATTTCCCCGGAAGAGCGCATGGACGCGGTGACCAAGGTCCTGGCGCATTTCCGTCCGGCTTCTTGCGTAGCCTTCTGCTTCACCAAGCAGCAAGTGCAGGAAACCGTGGATCACCTGACCTCCAAGGGCATCTCCGCCGTCGGCCTGCATGGCGACCTGGAACAGCGCGACCGTGACCAGGTGCTGGCAATGTTCGCCAACCGTAGTACATCGGTACTGGTGGCCACCGACGTAGCCGCCCGTGGCTTGGACATTGATGCACTGGACATGGTGATCAACGTCGAACTGGCCCGCGACTCGGAAATCCACATTCACCGCGTGGGCCGTACTGGTCGTGCCGGTGAGACTGGCATTGCTATCAGCCTCGTCGCACCGTCCGAAGCCCATCGCGCCCAGGCCATCGAGCAACTGCAGAAGTCGCCGCTGAACTGGGACCAACTGGACAACCTCAAGCCTCAGAGCGGCGGCCCGTTGCTGCCGGTGATGAGCACCCTGTGCATTGCCGCCGGCCGTAAGGACAAGGTTCGCCCGGGCGACATCCTTGGCGCACTGACCGGTGAAGCCGGGATTCCGGGGGCTCAGGTCGGCAAGATCGCGATCTTTGATTTCCAGGCCTTTGTGGCCGTGGAACGCGGGATCGCCAAGCAGGCGCTGCAGCGCTTGAATGACGGCAAGATCAAAGGCCGTTCGTTGCGCGTGCGTATCCTGTAA
- the mdtD gene encoding multidrug transporter subunit MdtD codes for MPNRAPLDAKTARWLPWVVAIAFFMQSLDGTILNTALPAMARDLAENPLRMQGVVIAYMLTVALLIPASGWVADRFGTKKIFFGAIMLFSIGSLLCALSSTLTMLVGARVIQGLGGALMLPVGRLVVLRAYPRSELVRIMGFITIPGLLGPLLGPTMGGWMVQYLTWHWIFLINLPVGIIGCYAVWKFIPDLRGSERTRFDGVGFLLFGAAMVLITIAMEGLGELHLPHLRVMLLLFGGLACLAAYWLRAGHIDNPLFSPVLFKTRTFAVGILGNLFARLGSGALPFLVPLLLQVALGYSPSEAGMSMLPLAAAAMFAKSIARPLIERLGYRVVLTGNTLALGIMLASMGLVSEHTPYPLLLSMLAILGAINSLQFTAMNTVTLIDLDDAQASSGNSLLSVVAQLSLSLGVACAGALLGGFTAEVGNDGVDTVLGAFQLTFVTVGIMAMLAAAIFLQLSPKDGKRVVSREHDIEH; via the coding sequence ATGCCGAATCGCGCCCCTCTCGATGCCAAGACCGCCCGCTGGCTACCCTGGGTGGTAGCGATTGCCTTCTTCATGCAGTCGCTGGATGGGACGATTCTCAACACCGCATTGCCGGCCATGGCCCGAGACCTGGCGGAGAACCCCTTGCGCATGCAAGGCGTGGTGATCGCCTACATGCTGACCGTGGCGTTGCTGATCCCGGCCTCCGGTTGGGTCGCCGACCGCTTCGGCACCAAGAAGATTTTCTTCGGCGCGATCATGCTGTTCAGCATTGGCTCGTTGCTCTGCGCACTCTCCAGCACGCTGACCATGCTGGTGGGCGCCCGGGTGATCCAGGGCCTGGGCGGTGCGTTGATGTTGCCGGTGGGCAGGCTGGTGGTGTTGCGCGCCTACCCGCGTTCGGAGCTGGTGCGGATCATGGGTTTCATCACCATTCCAGGGCTGCTGGGCCCACTGCTCGGCCCGACCATGGGTGGCTGGATGGTGCAATACCTGACCTGGCACTGGATCTTCCTGATCAACCTGCCGGTGGGCATCATCGGCTGCTACGCCGTCTGGAAATTCATCCCCGACCTGCGCGGCAGCGAACGCACCCGTTTCGACGGCGTGGGTTTCCTGCTGTTCGGCGCGGCGATGGTGCTGATCACCATCGCCATGGAAGGCCTCGGCGAATTGCACCTGCCGCACCTGCGGGTGATGTTGCTGCTGTTCGGCGGCCTCGCGTGCCTGGCGGCGTATTGGTTGCGGGCCGGGCATATCGACAATCCACTGTTCTCGCCGGTGCTGTTCAAGACCCGGACCTTTGCCGTGGGCATCCTTGGCAACCTGTTCGCTCGCCTGGGCAGCGGCGCGTTGCCGTTCCTGGTGCCGCTGCTGTTGCAGGTGGCGCTGGGCTATTCGCCGTCCGAAGCGGGGATGAGCATGCTGCCCCTGGCGGCAGCGGCGATGTTTGCCAAGTCCATCGCCCGGCCGCTGATCGAGCGCCTGGGCTACCGAGTGGTGCTGACCGGCAACACCCTGGCGCTGGGCATCATGCTGGCGAGCATGGGCCTGGTCAGCGAACACACGCCCTACCCGCTGCTGCTGAGCATGCTGGCGATCCTCGGGGCGATCAACTCGCTGCAATTTACCGCGATGAACACCGTGACCCTGATCGACCTAGACGACGCCCAGGCCAGCAGCGGCAACAGTTTGCTGTCGGTGGTGGCGCAGTTGTCCCTGAGCCTTGGGGTGGCCTGCGCCGGTGCGCTGCTGGGTGGTTTTACCGCCGAAGTGGGCAACGACGGGGTCGACACGGTGCTTGGGGCGTTCCAGTTGACCTTCGTCACCGTGGGCATCATGGCGATGCTGGCGGCGGCGATCTTCCTGCAATTGTCGCCAAAAGACGGCAAACGCGTGGTCAGCCGTGAGCACGACATTGAGCATTAA